From one Gracilibacillus salinarum genomic stretch:
- a CDS encoding EAL domain-containing protein, producing MSVTKLHDLITNEKFEHYFQALYDLESLSPVGYEALLRTRLFKNPEILFEKASQTHRFFELEIRSIRKALIAYDSIVTGQWNEKKLLINVYPSNLAQLDFPEFLDCAIEDTDIKPNQIVLEINESDMMQQLDEVGENVKTLKKKGYLIAIDDAGKGVSSLKAIVELKPDFVKMDRYFAKHLAKSSRKQEMVRSIVTYCLHTDTKFVLEGIEVPEDLEMAKSIGVSYVQGFLLARPEPLEVIQRYEGVCHEDSDMAN from the coding sequence ATGTCCGTTACAAAATTACATGATCTCATTACAAATGAGAAATTTGAGCACTATTTTCAAGCATTATACGACCTTGAATCTTTGTCCCCGGTAGGTTATGAAGCGTTACTGCGTACAAGATTATTCAAAAATCCTGAGATTCTGTTCGAAAAAGCAAGCCAAACCCATCGTTTTTTTGAATTGGAGATTCGTTCGATACGAAAAGCGCTGATTGCTTATGATTCGATTGTGACAGGGCAATGGAATGAAAAAAAGTTGTTGATCAATGTTTATCCTTCTAATCTTGCTCAACTTGATTTTCCGGAATTTCTTGATTGTGCAATAGAAGATACCGACATAAAGCCTAATCAGATTGTTTTAGAGATTAACGAATCAGATATGATGCAGCAGTTGGATGAGGTCGGTGAAAATGTGAAAACTCTGAAGAAAAAGGGCTATTTAATCGCTATTGATGATGCTGGTAAAGGGGTCTCCTCTCTTAAAGCGATAGTCGAGTTAAAGCCCGATTTTGTCAAAATGGACCGCTATTTCGCCAAGCATTTGGCAAAATCAAGCCGCAAGCAGGAAATGGTTCGATCGATCGTTACCTACTGTTTACATACGGACACGAAATTTGTACTGGAAGGAATCGAAGTACCCGAAGATCTGGAAATGGCAAAATCAATCGGCGTATCCTATGTGCAAGGTTTCTTACTGGCACGTCCAGAGCCTTTGGAAGTGATTCAGCGCTATGAGGGTGTTTGCCATGAGGATAGTGATATGGCGAACTGA
- a CDS encoding NAD(P)/FAD-dependent oxidoreductase produces the protein MKRVVIIGGGYGGMNALHQLMDNGIPNDVHISVIDRNPYHSLKTEFYAIAAGTKSDKEVRIDFPVHEQISYIYGEIVEIDTENERIRLQNNDDMVEYDYLVIGLGCEDNYHGIQGAMEYTESVQTLERARKASIKVNNLPAYSQVSVVGAGLSGIEVASEIRESRPDLNIRLLDRGASVLSAFDEKVQSYVEDWFVKNDVHILHHSNVELVAEGLFYNNGEGIESDVIIWTAGVRPHYLVRSLPFEKDRHEKIIINEFFQVPSHSNVYVVGDCAASEHSPSAQLAGVQGEQIGDILAEVLNDKAPISPKDIKLKGKLGSLGKSDGFGSMYSQPVTGLLPRLAKSGVLWLSKRH, from the coding sequence ATGAAAAGGGTAGTCATCATCGGTGGAGGTTACGGGGGAATGAACGCCTTACACCAGTTAATGGATAATGGAATACCAAATGATGTACACATTTCAGTGATTGACCGGAATCCGTATCATTCGTTAAAAACAGAATTTTACGCGATTGCAGCCGGAACAAAATCAGATAAGGAAGTTCGGATTGACTTTCCAGTTCACGAGCAAATTTCATACATATACGGTGAAATCGTGGAAATTGATACCGAAAATGAACGGATTCGTCTGCAAAATAATGACGATATGGTCGAATACGATTATTTAGTGATCGGACTCGGCTGTGAAGATAACTATCATGGCATTCAAGGTGCAATGGAATACACCGAAAGTGTACAAACCCTTGAAAGAGCCCGAAAAGCAAGCATTAAAGTCAATAACTTGCCAGCATACAGTCAAGTGTCTGTTGTCGGGGCCGGCCTCAGTGGTATTGAAGTAGCTTCGGAAATTAGAGAGAGCAGACCCGATTTAAATATCCGTTTATTAGACCGTGGTGCTTCTGTGTTATCTGCTTTTGACGAAAAAGTACAGTCTTATGTAGAAGATTGGTTTGTCAAAAATGATGTGCATATTCTGCACCACAGTAACGTGGAATTAGTAGCTGAAGGTCTCTTCTATAATAACGGAGAAGGTATTGAAAGTGATGTCATCATCTGGACAGCTGGTGTTCGTCCTCATTACCTGGTTCGCAGCCTGCCATTTGAAAAAGATCGTCACGAAAAAATTATCATTAATGAGTTTTTTCAAGTACCTTCTCATTCGAATGTTTATGTAGTCGGTGACTGTGCCGCTTCGGAGCACTCGCCAAGTGCACAGCTTGCAGGAGTGCAAGGCGAACAGATCGGTGACATTTTAGCAGAAGTATTGAATGACAAGGCGCCAATCTCACCAAAAGACATTAAGTTAAAAGGGAAGCTTGGTTCGCTCGGTAAGTCGGACGGATTCGGCAGCATGTACAGCCAGCCTGTCACAGGCCTCCTGCCTCGGCTTGCAAAATCCGGTGTGCTTTGGCTTAGTAAACGACATTAA